In a genomic window of Halalkalicoccus sp. CG83:
- a CDS encoding ABC transporter ATP-binding protein, protein MMEPKLETESLTRIIDGEAIVDSVSLRVQQSEVVAVIGSSGAGKSSFLRLLNRLDEPTEGTVYLEGTDYRELDPETLRRRIGLIPQDPALSRGLVAENVALAARLRGEPIDDGRVRALLDRMGLAGYGERNVEDLSGGERQRVSIARTLYVDPEILLLDEPTSHLDTASEAQIEELLTELIRDDDLTCVLVTHDITQAKRLGDRIVEFEDGRIIAEGTPPEVVK, encoded by the coding sequence ATGATGGAGCCAAAACTCGAAACGGAGTCCCTCACCAGGATCATCGACGGTGAAGCGATCGTCGACTCGGTATCTCTACGCGTTCAGCAGTCCGAGGTCGTCGCCGTCATCGGCTCCTCAGGCGCCGGAAAATCCTCGTTCCTCCGGCTGCTCAACCGGTTGGATGAGCCCACGGAGGGAACGGTCTACCTCGAGGGAACCGATTACCGGGAGCTCGATCCGGAGACGTTGCGTCGACGCATCGGTCTCATACCACAGGATCCGGCCCTCAGCCGAGGTCTCGTCGCCGAAAACGTCGCCCTCGCGGCCCGACTGCGCGGCGAGCCGATCGATGATGGGAGAGTTAGAGCGCTCCTCGACCGAATGGGGCTCGCAGGATACGGGGAACGAAACGTCGAGGATCTCTCCGGCGGCGAACGCCAACGGGTTTCCATCGCCCGCACGCTGTACGTCGACCCTGAGATACTGCTCCTCGATGAACCCACATCTCACCTCGATACGGCGAGCGAAGCGCAGATCGAGGAACTGCTCACCGAGCTGATCCGAGACGATGATCTGACCTGTGTGCTCGTCACACACGACATCACGCAGGCAAAACGGCTCGGCGACCGAATCGTCGAGTTCGAGGATGGACGTATCATCGCCGAGGGCACGCCACCGGAGGTGGTCAAATGA